The DNA segment GCTTCTACGCCTACGCTGGACGGGGCGCGACCCGGTACGCTTCTCTGGCGGAGATCCCCGCCACCCTGCGAAACGGCCTGGTGGCTGCGGAGGACAAGCGTTTCTACCAGCACCCGGGCATCGATCCCCTGGCCATCCTGCGGGCCCTCTGGATCGACCTGCGGGCCGGCCGGGTCGTTCAGGGTGCCAGTACTCTCACCCAGCAGCTTGCCAAGAGGCTCTTTCTCACCCCCCAGCGCACCGTGTGGCGCAAGGCTCAGGAGGTCGTCCTGGCCCTCATGCTGGAGCAGCGCTTCTCCAAGGAGACCATCCTGGAGCTCTACCTCAACCGCGTGGACTTCGGCGAGGGGGCCGCGGGGGTGGACGCGGCCGCCCGCACCTACTTCGGGGTCGCGCCGTCCGAGCTGACCGTCGGTCAGAGCGCCCTCCTGGCCGGCGTGGTCAGGGGGCCGGCCCTCTACTCGCCTTTCCGCCACCCCGAGGCGGCCCGGGAGCGGCAGGACTACGTGTTGGAGCGGATGGTCGAGGACGGGTACCTGTCCGCGCCCGAGGCGTCGGCTGCGCGAGAAGCGCCCCTCAAGCTCGCGAGCCTTCCGACCGGGGGCGAACGCTACTTCGTCGACTGGGTCCGTGCCGAGTTGGTGCGGCGCCTGGGCACCAACCTGGTGCAGCAGGGCGGCCTCACCGTACGCACCACCGTGGACCCCCAGGTTCAGCAGGCCATGGAAGGGGTCTTGGGCAGCTCTCAGGGCGCGGTGGTGGCCCTCGATCCCCGGACGGGCGCCGTGCTGGGAATGGTGGGCGGACGGAGCTACCGGGAGAGCCAGTGGAACCGGGCGGTGCTGGCTCTCCGCCAGCCCGGGTCGGCCTTCAAGCCCTTCGTCTATGCCGCCGCCCTCGAGCAGGGGTGGCAGCCCAACTGGCTGGTGGACGACCGCCCGCACGTCTTTGGCGGGTACCGGCCTGCGAACTACAAGGACGAGTACTGGGGCGCCGTCACCCTCAAGCACGCTCTGGTGGAGTCGCTGAACAACGGATCGGTTTGGTTGCTGGACCAGCTGGGCGTCGATGCGGGGATGGAGATGGCCCGCCGGCTGGGGATCACCCACCTGGAGCCCGCAGACCGCCACCTGGGGCTGGTGCTGGGCGCCCTGGCGCAGGGCGTCTCGCCCCTGGAGCTGGCTGCCGCCTATGCACCGTTCGCCAACGGCGGGTACCGCGTGGAACCCTTCGGAATCCTCCGGGCGGAGGACGCCCGGGGCCGCGTCTGGATCGAAACGGAGCCGGACCCCCGGCGGGTCCTCAGCCCGCAGGTTGCATCGCTGATGACCGACATGATGGAGGGGGTGGTGCGTGAAGGAACCGGGACCGCTGCCCAGCCAGGCCGCCCGGCGGCCGGAAAGACGGGGACGACAGACCACCTGATCAACGCCTGGTTCGCCGGGTACACTCCGGACCTGCTGGCGGTGGTCTATGTGGGGAACGACGATCGCACCCCCGTGGGTGGGGGCGGGGGTACCCTGGCAGCCCCGATCTGGGGCCGGTTCGTCAGCCGGGCCCTTGCGAACCGGCCGCCGGTGCCGTTCACCGTTCCCGACGGCGTCGTGGCCGACGTGCCCCTGGACATCTTCACAGGCTTGCGGGCCGGCGATCTCTGCAGCCGCAGGGAGGCCCACAGCCTCCTGCAGGGGTGGGTGCCGCGGCGGTATGCGCCCTGCAGCTGGGGCGCGGCGCAGGGTACCGGCCTGCCCGCCTCGCGGGCCGCCTTCGAGGCGGGGGAGGTCACCGTGGCCTCGGAACCCGGCCCCCCCGACTCGGGGTGGCGCTTCCCGCTGCTCCTTCCCAGTCCTCTGCCGCTGGACGAGGAACGCCGTCCCTCCCCTGCGCCCTTCGATCTTGCGCCGGAAGACGGGTTCCTCAGGCGCCTCTTCCCCCTCCCTGCCCGTGAGCCCGACGGTGTATAATGGTGCCGGTGCCCGCACCTGCGCGTTCTTCCAGCCAGCTCCAGGGAGGGGGTGAAACCCGTGGGCGATCGCGTGCGCCTCACCCAGATGAGTTCCAAGGCCGGCTGAGCCTCCAAGCTGAGCCCTGAGGACCTGGTCCAGGTCCTGCGAGGCCTGCCGAGGCTGGCCGATCCCAACCTGCTGGTGGGGAACGAGACGCTGGACGACGCGGCCGTCTACCGTCTGGACGACGAGCGCGCCCTGGTCCAGACCGTCGACTTCTTCACGCCCATCGTGGATGATCCGTACCTCTTCGGGCGGATCGCCGCAGCCAACGCGCTGAGCGACGTCTACGCCATGGGCGGGCGGCCTCTGACGGCCCTGGCGCTGGTTGGTTTCCCCGTCTCCAAGCTGCCTCTGGACGTGCTCCGCTCCATCATGGCCGGGGGGGCCGACGTCCTTCGAGAGGCGGGGTGCGCCCTGGTGGGTGGGCATACCATTGACGACCCCGAGCCCAAGTTCGGCCTGGCCGTCACCGGGATGGTGGCGCCGGACCGCTTTCTCAGCAACGCCGGGGCGCGCCCCGGGGACGTGCTGGTGCTCACCAAGCCCATCGGAACGGGGCTCATCTCCACGGCCCTCAAGCGGGATGGCTGCCCTCCGGACGCAGAGGAAGCGGCGGTGAGGGTCATGACCGCCCTGAACCGGGCCGCCTCCGAGGCGGCGCTGGCGGTGGGAGTCGATGCGTGCACAGACGTGACGGGTTTCGGCCTGCTGGGCCACCTTTACGAGATGGTGACCGCGAGCGGCGTGGCCGCGGAGGTGTCCGCTGAGGCCGTTCCCCTGCTGCCCCACGTGGAGGACCTGGCCCGCCGCGGCTTCATCGCGGGCGGCACCCGGGCGAACCAGCAGTACCTGCGGGACAAGCTGGCTTTCGGTCCCCGGGTGGATGGGTTCCTTCGCCTGGTCCTGGTCGACGCCATGACCTCGGGCGGCCTCTTGCTGGCGGTGCGCCCGGAACGCACCCAGGGCCTCCTGACGGCCCTGCGGGAGCGGGGCGTGGAGGAGGCCCGGGTGATCGGAAGGATCGTGGCTGAGGCGCCCGTGCCCATCACCGTCACGTGATCCGGCCGGTTCGGCTTCCCGGTCCTCAGCGCTTGCTGAACTGAGGCGCCTTGCGGGCCTTCTTCAGGCCGTACTTGCGGCGCTCCTTCATGCGGGGATCACGGGTCAGGAGCCCCGCCCGCTTCAAGGGGGTGCGGAACTCGGGGTCGACCTCCGTCAGGGCCCGGGCGATGCCATGGCGCAAGGCGATGGCCTGCGCCGCCACCCCACCCCCGAAAAGCCGGGCGATGCAGTCGTACTTGCCCGTGGTCCCCGTGATCACAAAGGGGCGCTCAATCTCGTGCTCCAGCGTGGGGCGGCCGAAGTATTGCCCCACCGGCTTGTCGTTCACCCGCACCTCGCCGGTGCCGGGCATCAGCCACACCTTGGCGACGGCCGTCTTCCGCCGGCCCGTGGCGTACGTACGCTCGCCCACGTCCACAGCCATGGTCTATCCCACTCCCTCTACGAGAACTGCAGCGGCTCCGGGTTCTGAGCCTGATGCGGGTGGTCCGGGCCGGCGTACACCTTCAGCTTCTTGATCAGCTGCCGGCCCAGCCGGTTATGGGGAAGCATGCCCCACACCGCCCGCTCGATGGGCGCCTCCGGGTGCCTCCGCCGCAGCTCCGCAGCTGTGGCCTGTTTCAGGCCTCCCGGGTACCCCGAGTGCCAGGAGTAGACCTTCTTCTCCCACTTCTTGCCGGTGAGCGCCACCTCGGCGGCGTTCACCACGATGACGTAATCTCCCGTGTCCAGGTGGGGGGTGTAGCTGGGCTTGTGCTTCCCCCGCAGGATGGTGGCAATGCGGCTGGCCAGGCGTCCCACCACCTGCCCGCGTGCATCGACCACGTACCACTTCTGCTCGATCTCGTCCGCCTTCGGAACCCTGGTCCGGTGGCTCAGGCCCTGCATGGTCAAGCTCCTCCTCACCTACGGCGCCCGCCCTTCCCCTGCCGGAAACGGGCGGTATGATGCTATCACATCCCCGCAACCGGGTCAATCAACACCCCCGACTCCGACCCATCTCGGGGCTCCCGCCCCCCGGGCCGCTCCGGCGGATACCTGACGCAGGTCAGGTAGAGCCCCCAGGGAGGCGCCGTCGGCACCGGCGGCCGCAGATCGGGCCGACTCAGCCGCAGCTCCAGGCCCTCGGGCCTCATACGGCCCAGGCCCACCTCCACCAACCCTCCGGCCAGCCGCCGCACCATCCGGTAGAGGAAGCCGTCCGCCTCGGCCACCACCACCAGCCAGGGAGGCGTCCCCGCCAGATCCAGGCGATGAAGGGTTCGTACGGTGGTCCGGGCCGAGGAGCCCGTGCTCGCGAAGGCCGCGAAATCGTGAACCCCTGTCAGCTTCGAGGCGGCCTCCGCCATGGCTTCCCGATCCAGCCGTTCCGGCACCCACCACGCCCGGCGGCGCGCCAGGGCGGAAGGTTCCGGACGGTTGAGGATCACGTACCGGTACTCCTTCGACACCGCTCCGAAGCGCGGGTGGAAGGAGCCCTCCACCTCGTGCGACCGGCGCACCACCACGCCCTCGGGAAGGTGCCGGTTCAGTGCCGGGGCGAACCGTTCGGGCGGGATGCGGCTCGAGGTGTCAAAACAGACCACCTGGCCCAGCGCATGCACCCCTGAGTCCGTCCGGCCCGCGGCGACGAGTCTGGCCGCCGTCCCCGTCGCCCGCTCGATGGCCGCCGCCAGGGCTCCCTGCACCGTCCCCCGGCCGCCCGGACGGCCCCTTTGCGCCTGAAAACCCGAAAAGCACGTCCCATCGTACTCCACCACCAGAGCCACGCGCCGTTGGGGGCGCATCGGGTCACACCAGCTCGATGATGGACATGGGTGCGGCGTCACCGCGCCGGACCCCGGCCTTCACGATCCGCACGTAGCCACCGGTTCGCTCCTGATAGCGGGGGGCCACCTCGTCAAAGAGCTTCTGGACCGGCTCCTTCCCCAACAGGTAGGCGGCGGCCTGGCGCCGGGCGTGGAGCGTGCCCTGCTTGCCCAGATGGATCATGTGCTCCGCCAGGGGCCGGATGGCCTTGGCCTTGGCCTCCGTCGTCTCGATCCGCCCGTGCACGATGAGGGCGCTCACCTGGTTGCGGAGCAGGGCCCGCCGGCTGCCCGCGTTACGCCCCAGCTTGTGCTGCTTCAACTCCATTCACCTCGCCGTGGTCCCTACTCGTCCGAGGCCCGCAGGGAGAGGCCCAGATCCGCCAGCTTCTCCTTCACTTCCTGGAGCGACTTCTTGCCCAGGTTGCGGACCTTCATCATGTCCTCTTCGGTCTTGCGGGTGAGGTCCTCCACCGTGTTGATGCCGGCGCGCTTCAGGCAGTTGTACG comes from the Limnochorda pilosa genome and includes:
- the selD gene encoding selenide, water dikinase SelD, with the protein product MSSKAGUASKLSPEDLVQVLRGLPRLADPNLLVGNETLDDAAVYRLDDERALVQTVDFFTPIVDDPYLFGRIAAANALSDVYAMGGRPLTALALVGFPVSKLPLDVLRSIMAGGADVLREAGCALVGGHTIDDPEPKFGLAVTGMVAPDRFLSNAGARPGDVLVLTKPIGTGLISTALKRDGCPPDAEEAAVRVMTALNRAASEAALAVGVDACTDVTGFGLLGHLYEMVTASGVAAEVSAEAVPLLPHVEDLARRGFIAGGTRANQQYLRDKLAFGPRVDGFLRLVLVDAMTSGGLLLAVRPERTQGLLTALRERGVEEARVIGRIVAEAPVPITVT
- the rplQ gene encoding 50S ribosomal protein L17, which translates into the protein MKQHKLGRNAGSRRALLRNQVSALIVHGRIETTEAKAKAIRPLAEHMIHLGKQGTLHARRQAAAYLLGKEPVQKLFDEVAPRYQERTGGYVRIVKAGVRRGDAAPMSIIELV
- the rpsI gene encoding 30S ribosomal protein S9; protein product: MAVDVGERTYATGRRKTAVAKVWLMPGTGEVRVNDKPVGQYFGRPTLEHEIERPFVITGTTGKYDCIARLFGGGVAAQAIALRHGIARALTEVDPEFRTPLKRAGLLTRDPRMKERRKYGLKKARKAPQFSKR
- the rplM gene encoding 50S ribosomal protein L13 translates to MQGLSHRTRVPKADEIEQKWYVVDARGQVVGRLASRIATILRGKHKPSYTPHLDTGDYVIVVNAAEVALTGKKWEKKVYSWHSGYPGGLKQATAAELRRRHPEAPIERAVWGMLPHNRLGRQLIKKLKVYAGPDHPHQAQNPEPLQFS
- a CDS encoding transglycosylase domain-containing protein, with amino-acid sequence MIAWLRRMAIGALLLLALVGVLLVVRSYRLVAELKPGAPPPTAVLLDREGRFYAYAGRGATRYASLAEIPATLRNGLVAAEDKRFYQHPGIDPLAILRALWIDLRAGRVVQGASTLTQQLAKRLFLTPQRTVWRKAQEVVLALMLEQRFSKETILELYLNRVDFGEGAAGVDAAARTYFGVAPSELTVGQSALLAGVVRGPALYSPFRHPEAARERQDYVLERMVEDGYLSAPEASAAREAPLKLASLPTGGERYFVDWVRAELVRRLGTNLVQQGGLTVRTTVDPQVQQAMEGVLGSSQGAVVALDPRTGAVLGMVGGRSYRESQWNRAVLALRQPGSAFKPFVYAAALEQGWQPNWLVDDRPHVFGGYRPANYKDEYWGAVTLKHALVESLNNGSVWLLDQLGVDAGMEMARRLGITHLEPADRHLGLVLGALAQGVSPLELAAAYAPFANGGYRVEPFGILRAEDARGRVWIETEPDPRRVLSPQVASLMTDMMEGVVREGTGTAAQPGRPAAGKTGTTDHLINAWFAGYTPDLLAVVYVGNDDRTPVGGGGGTLAAPIWGRFVSRALANRPPVPFTVPDGVVADVPLDIFTGLRAGDLCSRREAHSLLQGWVPRRYAPCSWGAAQGTGLPASRAAFEAGEVTVASEPGPPDSGWRFPLLLPSPLPLDEERRPSPAPFDLAPEDGFLRRLFPLPAREPDGV
- the truA gene encoding tRNA pseudouridine(38-40) synthase TruA; this encodes MRPQRRVALVVEYDGTCFSGFQAQRGRPGGRGTVQGALAAAIERATGTAARLVAAGRTDSGVHALGQVVCFDTSSRIPPERFAPALNRHLPEGVVVRRSHEVEGSFHPRFGAVSKEYRYVILNRPEPSALARRRAWWVPERLDREAMAEAASKLTGVHDFAAFASTGSSARTTVRTLHRLDLAGTPPWLVVVAEADGFLYRMVRRLAGGLVEVGLGRMRPEGLELRLSRPDLRPPVPTAPPWGLYLTCVRYPPERPGGREPRDGSESGVLIDPVAGM